The segment TATCTAATGAATGTTCGCAGATAACAATAGTACCTTTCTTTATAAAATTACAATTAAATATTTGATTTAATACTAATTCATGGTAATTAGCTCTATATGGGGGATCTAAAAAGATAAAGTCAAATTTTATTTTATTAAAATCATTTGAAGAGAAGATATTCCTCTCAGTATTTGGCTTAGTCCAAATTAATACATCTTTGCAAATAACTTCAATATCATTTTTTCGATTATCTATATTTTGCAATGAGTGAAGATTTTTTAAACATATTTTTGAATTGTTTTTATTTTTTTCAATTGCAACTATTTTTTTTGCTCCATGATTATAGGCTTCACAGGACACAGCACCTGTTCCGCTAAATAAATCTAACCAATTAGAATTTTCTACAGTATTTTTCAAAATATTAAAAATTGCTTCCCTAACCATTAAGGTTGTTGGCCTAGTATCAATATTTCTCGAGCTTTCAAGCCTTCGTCCTCCAATTAACCTCAAATTTGTTTTCATATATCACAAATCAAATTATTGAATACTCTTAATCCATCGACGTAAAAGTTTTTCACCAGTTTTCCCTGATTTTTCAGGATGAAACTGGCAAGCCATTAAATTATCTCGTTCTATCATTGCTGTTAATTTTTCAGAACCATAACTAACATTTGCAGTTATTAAATTATTATTCGATGGTACCGCATGATAAGAATGAACAAAATATACCCAATTATTTAATTCATCCACTTTTAATAAGCTATTTTTTCTTGTAGGAAGAAGTTCACACCAACCAACATGAGGGATTCTTTGATCAGACAATTGAGGGATTTTTTTTATTTGGCCCTTTACTATTCCAAGTCCATTAATTGTACCTTCATCACTTGATTCAAAAAGTAATTGCAATCCAAGACAAATCCCTAAAAATGATTTACCACTTTTAATCCAATTTTTAATATCAATTATTAACTCTGTTTTACTGAGATTATTAATAGCAGGATCAAATGAACCAACTCCTGGAAGTATTAATGCTTTACAGTCTTTTATTTGATGATTATTTTTTATTAAAATTATTTCTTCTTCAAGGCTTTCTAAGGCTTTTGTTACGGAATGTATGTTACCCATCCCATAATCTATGAGTCCTATTTTAGCCAAAACCTTATTTTATAAGTGTTTTGATAAGGTACTTGAAAGAGTCGCTTTTGGTACTGCTCCAACAACAGTA is part of the Prochlorococcus marinus subsp. pastoris str. CCMP1986 genome and harbors:
- the hisH gene encoding imidazole glycerol phosphate synthase subunit HisH, which codes for MAKIGLIDYGMGNIHSVTKALESLEEEIILIKNNHQIKDCKALILPGVGSFDPAINNLSKTELIIDIKNWIKSGKSFLGICLGLQLLFESSDEGTINGLGIVKGQIKKIPQLSDQRIPHVGWCELLPTRKNSLLKVDELNNWVYFVHSYHAVPSNNNLITANVSYGSEKLTAMIERDNLMACQFHPEKSGKTGEKLLRRWIKSIQ
- the rsmD gene encoding 16S rRNA (guanine(966)-N(2))-methyltransferase RsmD, with the translated sequence MKTNLRLIGGRRLESSRNIDTRPTTLMVREAIFNILKNTVENSNWLDLFSGTGAVSCEAYNHGAKKIVAIEKNKNNSKICLKNLHSLQNIDNRKNDIEVICKDVLIWTKPNTERNIFSSNDFNKIKFDFIFLDPPYRANYHELVLNQIFNCNFIKKGTIVICEHSLDMDIKTNILWNIYDVRTYGQSKLTFLIHI